In one Mesorhizobium australicum genomic region, the following are encoded:
- a CDS encoding XdhC family protein — protein sequence MEIASTPEASLDPLAIAESWKAAGRDVALATVVETWGSAPRPVGSHLVIDADGNFHGSVSGGCVEGAVVAEAVDVIGSGSPRMLEFGVADETAWRVGLSCGGRIKVYVERLA from the coding sequence ATGGAGATCGCATCGACCCCTGAAGCCAGCCTCGATCCTCTGGCGATAGCGGAAAGCTGGAAGGCAGCGGGCCGCGACGTGGCGCTCGCCACCGTCGTGGAGACCTGGGGCTCGGCCCCGCGCCCGGTCGGCAGCCACCTCGTCATCGACGCCGATGGAAATTTCCACGGCTCGGTCTCGGGCGGCTGCGTCGAGGGCGCGGTTGTGGCCGAGGCGGTGGACGTGATTGGTTCGGGGAGCCCAAGAATGCTCGAATTCGGCGTTGCGGACGAGACCGCCTGGCGGGTCGGGCTCTCCTGCGGCGGCCGGATCAAGGTTTATGTCGAGCGGCTGGCCTGA
- a CDS encoding protein-L-isoaspartate O-methyltransferase family protein, translated as MMADFSGLRTKMVDGQVRTTDVTSLPLLDALLSVPREEFVPAAKKSLAYIDEDLEIAPGRYLMEPSPFARIAQLAEIQPGDFVLDVGAGTGYSSAVLSKIAGSVVALEQDPALAEKAQSVLSALGYDTVAVVEGPLTAGYPAQAPYDVIVIEGAVEQIPQALFDQLKDGGRLVAVEGLGNSGVVHIYVKHGSSVSARRAFNAAVKALPGFNNAPVFEF; from the coding sequence ATGATGGCAGATTTCTCCGGATTGCGGACCAAGATGGTCGACGGACAGGTGCGGACCACCGACGTCACGTCGCTGCCTCTGCTCGACGCGCTGCTGTCGGTTCCGCGCGAGGAATTCGTTCCGGCCGCAAAGAAAAGCCTCGCTTATATCGATGAAGACCTGGAGATCGCGCCTGGGCGCTATCTGATGGAGCCATCGCCCTTCGCGCGCATCGCACAGCTCGCCGAGATCCAGCCCGGCGACTTCGTCCTCGATGTAGGGGCGGGCACCGGCTACTCCTCGGCCGTGCTGTCCAAGATCGCCGGTTCGGTCGTGGCGCTCGAGCAGGATCCCGCGCTCGCCGAGAAGGCGCAGTCGGTTCTGTCGGCGCTTGGCTACGACACTGTGGCGGTGGTCGAGGGACCGCTGACGGCCGGCTATCCTGCGCAGGCTCCCTATGACGTTATCGTGATCGAGGGCGCGGTGGAGCAGATTCCCCAAGCCCTGTTCGACCAGCTGAAGGATGGCGGGCGCCTGGTGGCGGTCGAAGGCCTCGGCAATTCGGGCGTCGTGCACATTTATGTGAAGCACGGATCGTCGGTATCCGCGCGCCGGGCGTTCAACGCGGCGGTTAAAGCGTTGCCCGGTTTCAACAATGCCCCGGTTTTCGAATTCTGA
- a CDS encoding vWA domain-containing protein, whose protein sequence is MGTFSSSKTPKEAVADGRIADNIVYFARALRKAGMRVGPASVVDAIDAVITTGIGTRDDFYWTLHAVLVTRHEDHPVFDEAFRLFWKSRELIEKMLAMFSPVAPDTREKEKPRAAETRVGDAMFEGHRKRQQPEEVPEVEIDARLTVSGNEILRAKDFAQMNAQELEAAKRAIANLRLPFDLVKTRRFRPDPRGSRVDPRATMRSALRTGGDLILPKFREAREIHPPLVVLADISGSMSQYSRIFLHFLHALLEKRRRVHTFAFGTRLTNLTRQLRNRDPDQALADAAASVRDWSGGTRIGETLAEFNRLWSRRVLSQGAVVMLITDGLERDDVETLEIEMDRLHKSCRRLIWLNPLLRFDGFEARARGVRAMLPHVDEFRAVHTLNALSDLCASLSDSRPREADPKRWLAAANRQAA, encoded by the coding sequence ATGGGCACCTTCTCCTCGTCGAAAACGCCGAAGGAAGCGGTGGCGGACGGCCGCATCGCCGACAACATCGTCTATTTCGCCCGGGCGCTGCGCAAGGCCGGCATGCGCGTCGGACCTGCGTCGGTGGTCGACGCGATCGACGCGGTGATCACCACCGGCATCGGCACCCGCGACGACTTCTACTGGACGCTGCACGCCGTGCTCGTCACCCGCCATGAGGACCACCCGGTCTTCGACGAGGCGTTCCGGCTGTTCTGGAAGTCGCGCGAGCTGATCGAGAAGATGCTCGCCATGTTCTCGCCGGTGGCGCCCGATACGCGCGAGAAGGAGAAGCCGCGCGCGGCCGAGACGAGGGTCGGCGACGCGATGTTCGAGGGACATCGCAAGCGGCAGCAGCCGGAAGAGGTGCCGGAAGTGGAGATCGATGCGCGGCTGACCGTGTCGGGCAATGAGATCCTGCGCGCCAAGGACTTCGCCCAGATGAACGCGCAGGAACTGGAGGCGGCCAAGCGCGCCATCGCCAATCTCAGGCTGCCCTTCGATCTGGTGAAGACGCGGCGTTTCCGGCCCGATCCACGCGGTAGCCGGGTCGATCCGCGCGCCACCATGCGGTCGGCGCTGCGCACCGGCGGTGATCTGATCCTGCCGAAGTTCCGCGAAGCGCGCGAGATCCACCCGCCGCTGGTGGTGCTGGCGGACATTTCCGGCTCGATGAGTCAATATTCCAGGATATTCCTGCATTTTCTTCATGCGCTGCTGGAGAAGCGGCGACGCGTCCACACGTTTGCATTCGGCACGCGGCTGACGAACCTGACCAGGCAATTGCGCAACCGCGACCCGGACCAGGCATTGGCGGATGCCGCCGCGAGCGTGCGCGACTGGTCGGGCGGAACGCGCATCGGCGAGACGCTCGCGGAGTTCAACCGGCTGTGGTCGCGGCGCGTGCTGTCGCAGGGCGCGGTGGTGATGCTCATCACCGACGGGCTCGAGCGCGACGATGTCGAGACGCTGGAAATCGAGATGGACCGGCTGCACAAGAGTTGCCGCCGGCTGATCTGGCTGAATCCGCTGCTGCGTTTTGACGGATTCGAGGCCCGCGCAAGGGGCGTGAGGGCCATGCTGCCGCATGTCGACGAGTTCCGCGCCGTCCATACGCTGAATGCATTGTCCGACCTGTGCGCCTCGCTGTCGGACAGCCGGCCGCGCGAGGCCGATCCGAAACGATGGCTCGCCGCCGCCAACAGGCAGGCGGCGTGA
- a CDS encoding XdhC family protein, with product MDLKTLRELNEARTARRAAILLTDLADGSARVIHEGDEVVGDLSAAVAKTFRSGVSGTVEADGRSWFLNAHLPPPRIVVIGAVHISQALAPMARLAGYDLEVIDPRTAFATPERFEGVSLFADWPETVLQERPLDAYCALAAVTHDPKIDDFALKAALDAGCFYVGALGSRKTHAKRVERLAALGASQAQIARIAAPIGLDIGAASPAEIAVAVLAQIIGAFRSRGLAGRGAA from the coding sequence ATGGACCTCAAGACCCTCCGCGAGTTGAACGAGGCTCGCACGGCGCGGCGCGCTGCGATCCTGCTCACCGATCTCGCCGATGGCTCCGCTCGTGTGATCCATGAGGGGGACGAGGTGGTGGGCGACCTCTCGGCGGCGGTTGCCAAGACCTTCCGGTCCGGCGTTTCCGGGACCGTCGAGGCCGACGGCAGGAGCTGGTTCCTGAACGCACACCTGCCGCCGCCGCGCATCGTCGTCATCGGCGCCGTGCATATAAGCCAGGCGCTGGCGCCGATGGCGCGCCTCGCCGGTTATGACCTGGAGGTGATCGATCCACGCACGGCGTTTGCGACGCCCGAGCGGTTCGAGGGTGTCTCGCTCTTCGCCGACTGGCCGGAGACGGTGCTGCAGGAAAGGCCGCTCGACGCCTATTGCGCGCTCGCGGCGGTGACGCACGATCCCAAGATCGACGATTTCGCGCTGAAGGCCGCGCTCGACGCGGGCTGCTTCTATGTCGGGGCGCTCGGCAGCCGCAAGACGCATGCGAAGCGGGTCGAGCGGCTTGCCGCACTCGGCGCGAGCCAGGCGCAGATCGCCCGCATCGCCGCACCGATCGGCCTCGACATCGGTGCGGCGAGCCCGGCCGAGATCGCGGTCGCGGTGCTGGCGCAGATCATCGGCGCGTTCCGCTCGCGCGGCCTAGCGGGAAGAGGTGCCGCGTGA
- a CDS encoding ABC transporter substrate-binding protein, which yields MRPALIIAASLAATLIQASAAEVVIGVAAPLSGPSAMLGEQVRQGAEAAAQAVGAKIEIADDACTSEGGKAAAQAFVAAKAVIVTGFLCTEAIEAALPILKQAGIAVVATGVRTNSLTDRRAKTGWPVVRFAPRADDEVEAAASILGRAWRGELFAIVDDGTIYSRELAEGLRLSFEQSGLKAAFIDTLRPQLDNQIGLAGRLRKSGATHVFVAGDRPDVAILGRDAAQIGYQVTIAGGEVLRAASEGVDLAPGTLMIGLPEWSEIADPAVVARLRDGKVEPDGYVLPAYASVEIAAQATKAAAASGSDILSALGGQEFSTVLGPVGFNDQGDRTDNPYRLYRYEGGAFIEVDQQ from the coding sequence ATGCGCCCTGCCCTGATCATCGCCGCCAGCCTAGCCGCAACGCTTATCCAGGCGTCTGCGGCCGAGGTCGTGATCGGTGTGGCGGCGCCTTTGTCCGGCCCGTCCGCCATGCTCGGCGAACAGGTCCGGCAGGGGGCCGAAGCCGCGGCGCAGGCCGTGGGCGCGAAAATCGAGATCGCCGACGACGCCTGCACCTCCGAAGGCGGCAAGGCGGCGGCGCAGGCGTTCGTGGCCGCGAAGGCGGTCATCGTCACCGGCTTCCTCTGCACCGAGGCGATCGAGGCTGCGCTGCCGATCCTCAAGCAGGCCGGCATCGCCGTCGTCGCCACTGGCGTGCGCACCAATTCGCTGACTGATCGCAGGGCAAAGACCGGCTGGCCCGTGGTGCGGTTCGCTCCGCGCGCCGACGACGAGGTCGAGGCGGCCGCCTCCATCCTGGGCCGCGCCTGGCGCGGCGAGCTCTTCGCCATTGTCGACGACGGCACCATCTATTCGCGCGAACTTGCCGAGGGCCTGCGCCTCTCGTTCGAGCAGTCCGGCCTCAAGGCGGCCTTCATCGACACGCTGCGTCCGCAGCTCGACAATCAGATCGGCCTCGCCGGACGGCTGCGGAAATCGGGCGCCACGCATGTCTTCGTCGCCGGCGACCGGCCGGACGTCGCCATCCTCGGCCGCGACGCGGCCCAGATCGGCTATCAGGTCACCATCGCCGGCGGCGAGGTGCTGCGCGCAGCGTCGGAGGGCGTCGACCTCGCTCCTGGCACGCTGATGATCGGCCTGCCGGAGTGGTCGGAGATCGCCGATCCCGCCGTGGTCGCGCGCCTGCGCGACGGCAAGGTCGAGCCCGACGGCTATGTCCTGCCCGCCTATGCCAGCGTCGAGATCGCCGCACAGGCGACGAAAGCCGCTGCGGCGAGCGGCTCCGACATCCTTTCGGCGCTCGGGGGTCAGGAGTTCTCGACGGTCCTCGGTCCCGTCGGCTTCAACGATCAGGGCGATCGGACCGACAATCCCTACCGCCTCTACAGGTATGAGGGCGGCGCATTCATCGAAGTGGACCAGCAATGA
- a CDS encoding flavin reductase, with translation MLKKSDIDPQTYRDAMARFAGAVHVLTTDGPAGRRGTTIIATCSVSDHPPTILACINRENVSNAVFWDNGVFALNTLGGQHQDLANAFSGLTGLTQDERFAKGEWTRLSTGAPVLVDSMMSLDCEIIETTDMATHRVLYGKVTGVRIGDSLDPLTYFNRAYRVL, from the coding sequence GTGCTGAAGAAAAGCGACATCGATCCGCAGACCTATCGCGATGCCATGGCGCGCTTTGCTGGCGCCGTGCATGTGCTGACCACTGACGGTCCGGCGGGACGGCGCGGCACCACGATCATCGCGACCTGCTCGGTTTCCGATCATCCGCCGACGATCCTCGCCTGCATCAATCGCGAAAACGTGTCGAACGCCGTGTTCTGGGATAATGGCGTCTTCGCGCTCAACACGCTGGGGGGCCAGCACCAGGACCTGGCGAATGCGTTTTCCGGTCTCACCGGGCTCACGCAGGACGAGCGATTCGCTAAAGGCGAGTGGACCAGGCTGTCGACCGGCGCGCCGGTGCTTGTCGATTCGATGATGAGCCTCGACTGCGAGATCATCGAGACGACCGATATGGCGACCCATCGTGTGCTTTATGGCAAGGTGACAGGGGTGCGCATCGGCGATAGCCTCGACCCGCTGACCTATTTCAATCGCGCCTACCGCGTCCTCTAG
- a CDS encoding NTP transferase domain-containing protein, protein MRFGPIALGEAEGAILAHSTSVGDVRLRKSHRLTGADVAALRAAGMSEVIAAVLDADDVAEDEAARRVSAALTFSGIVARAPATGRVNLHAQAAGVFTADKTLIDAINRVDPAVTIATVPDHAAVAAGQMVATVKIIPFAVSEKVLATVERLAQGGSAFDVHPFAARRVGLIQTVLPSLKASVMDKTGRITAGRLRRSGSSIVGEERVAHREDALAPAIEAMAARADMLLIFGASAMCDPNDVIPAAIRAAGGEVLAAGMPVDPGNLLVLGRLGGRPVLGAPGCARSPKENGFDWVLDRLMAGLDVTADEIAGMGVGGLLMEIATRPEPRERPVPAARTAVHAVVLAAGRSSRMGGPNKLLALFHGEPLVRRVAEGALASEVAGVTVVTGHQAERVRAALDGLGVSFAANPDFATGLASSLKAGIGALPDEAAGALILLADMPEIEAGDLDRLIDAFRRSGGRAIVRATHEGKRGNPVILPRAVFAEVARIEGDTGARHVIEAGVAEVLDVELGRSASLDVDTPEALMAAGGALQD, encoded by the coding sequence GTGAGGTTCGGGCCGATCGCGCTCGGCGAGGCGGAAGGCGCCATCCTGGCGCATTCGACCAGCGTCGGCGACGTCAGGCTGCGCAAGAGCCATCGCCTTACGGGCGCAGACGTCGCGGCGTTGCGCGCGGCGGGCATGAGCGAAGTAATCGCCGCCGTACTCGATGCCGACGACGTGGCGGAGGACGAGGCAGCGCGCCGCGTTTCAGCCGCGCTGACCTTTTCGGGTATCGTCGCGAGGGCTCCCGCCACCGGACGGGTGAACCTGCACGCGCAGGCGGCCGGTGTGTTCACGGCCGACAAGACGTTGATCGACGCGATCAACCGCGTCGATCCGGCGGTGACGATCGCGACGGTGCCCGATCACGCCGCGGTCGCAGCGGGCCAGATGGTCGCAACGGTGAAGATCATCCCCTTCGCCGTTTCGGAGAAGGTGCTCGCGACGGTGGAGCGGCTGGCCCAAGGCGGATCCGCCTTCGACGTCCATCCCTTCGCCGCGCGCCGCGTCGGCCTGATCCAGACGGTGCTGCCCTCGCTGAAGGCCAGCGTCATGGACAAGACAGGGCGCATCACCGCCGGGCGGCTCAGGCGGTCGGGCAGCAGCATCGTCGGCGAGGAACGCGTGGCGCATCGCGAAGACGCTCTCGCGCCGGCGATAGAAGCCATGGCCGCACGGGCCGACATGCTGCTGATCTTCGGCGCGTCGGCGATGTGCGATCCAAACGACGTGATTCCCGCGGCGATCCGCGCGGCGGGCGGCGAGGTTCTGGCCGCCGGCATGCCGGTCGATCCGGGCAATCTGCTGGTGCTCGGACGCCTCGGCGGCAGGCCGGTGCTTGGCGCGCCCGGCTGTGCGCGCAGCCCGAAGGAAAACGGCTTCGACTGGGTGCTCGACCGACTGATGGCCGGCCTCGACGTGACGGCGGACGAGATCGCCGGCATGGGGGTGGGGGGGCTGCTGATGGAAATCGCCACCCGGCCCGAACCGCGCGAGCGCCCGGTGCCGGCGGCGCGAACGGCCGTGCATGCGGTCGTGCTCGCGGCGGGGCGGTCGAGCCGCATGGGCGGGCCGAACAAGCTGCTCGCCCTTTTTCACGGCGAGCCGCTGGTGCGACGCGTTGCCGAGGGCGCGCTGGCGAGCGAGGTCGCCGGCGTCACCGTCGTGACCGGACACCAGGCCGAACGCGTGCGCGCCGCGCTTGACGGGCTCGGTGTCTCCTTCGCGGCGAATCCGGATTTTGCCACTGGCCTGGCGAGTTCGCTCAAGGCGGGCATCGGCGCGCTGCCTGACGAAGCCGCCGGCGCGCTGATCCTGCTCGCCGACATGCCCGAGATCGAGGCGGGCGACCTTGACCGACTGATCGACGCCTTCCGCCGCTCCGGCGGCCGCGCGATCGTGCGCGCGACGCATGAGGGCAAGCGCGGCAATCCCGTGATCCTGCCGCGCGCCGTATTCGCGGAGGTCGCGCGCATCGAGGGCGATACCGGTGCGCGTCACGTCATCGAGGCGGGCGTGGCGGAGGTGCTGGACGTGGAACTCGGCCGTTCGGCGAGCCTCGACGTGGACACGCCAGAGGCGTTGATGGCGGCGGGCGGAGCGCTGCAGGACTGA
- a CDS encoding YiiX/YebB-like N1pC/P60 family cysteine hydrolase, with translation MKRNGIAAGKPALGLRVFALFLLVGLGACTTTARHKNEVGAYPPWLISIAEPAAPAIGMAISAVQWRHGRLNSGSSALDYLRARMRPLDVFLFSNKHRLSGHTGAGLFGHSAVYLGSERDLKALGLWNHPAIVPHHQAIREGRSVIESAQAHSTALAPVAHLADTDRVVLLRPQLARERKEAAIARLFALVGTRFDHHYRLDESGRLFCTELIELGIPELRLPRRETYGREVILPDDVALRAISGGGNLRFVAYLRADREGWESAGPADLGEDIKHSAAK, from the coding sequence ATGAAACGGAACGGCATCGCGGCAGGCAAGCCGGCGCTTGGGCTGAGGGTATTCGCGCTGTTCTTACTCGTTGGGCTGGGGGCCTGCACGACCACGGCCCGGCACAAGAATGAGGTCGGCGCCTATCCGCCGTGGCTGATCAGCATCGCGGAGCCGGCGGCTCCGGCGATCGGCATGGCGATCTCCGCGGTGCAGTGGCGGCATGGCCGCCTCAACTCGGGCAGCAGCGCGCTTGACTATTTGCGTGCGCGCATGCGGCCGCTCGACGTGTTCCTCTTCAGCAACAAACATCGCCTCTCCGGGCACACCGGGGCAGGACTCTTCGGCCATTCGGCCGTCTACTTGGGCTCGGAGCGTGACTTGAAAGCCCTGGGTCTCTGGAATCATCCGGCGATCGTTCCTCACCATCAGGCGATCCGCGAAGGCCGGTCGGTGATCGAATCGGCACAGGCCCACAGCACAGCACTGGCGCCGGTTGCCCATCTCGCAGACACCGACCGAGTGGTGCTGTTGCGGCCACAACTCGCCAGGGAGCGGAAGGAAGCCGCCATCGCCAGGCTTTTCGCGCTCGTTGGCACACGATTCGACCATCACTACCGGCTCGACGAGAGTGGGCGCCTGTTCTGCACCGAACTGATCGAGTTGGGGATTCCCGAACTGAGACTGCCGCGCCGCGAGACCTATGGCCGCGAGGTGATCCTTCCCGACGACGTGGCCCTGCGGGCCATTTCCGGCGGTGGGAACCTCCGCTTCGTCGCCTATCTGCGCGCCGACCGCGAAGGTTGGGAAAGTGCCGGGCCCGCTGACCTCGGCGAAGACATCAAGCACAGCGCGGCGAAATGA
- a CDS encoding AAA family ATPase, whose translation MADLTPRGVPQSIDETLEMLRTADYVADRALATVLFLSLRMKRPLFLEGEAGVGKTEIAKVLAASLGRRLIRLQCYEGLDVSSAVYEWNYAAQMIEIRMDEAAGQTDRDLIERNVFSDKYLIRRPVLDALSGTKGAAPVFLIDELDRTDEAFEAFLLEILSDFQVTVPELGTIRAEEPPIVIITTNRTREIHDALKRRCLYHWVDYPNAERELEIVRRKVPQANRRLSEEVVRFIQKLREIDLFKAPGVAETIDWAGALNELDKVALDPETVSDTIGVLLKYQDDIARIEQGEGRRILKEVKAELSAAAE comes from the coding sequence ATGGCAGACCTCACTCCCCGGGGCGTTCCCCAGTCCATCGACGAGACGCTGGAGATGCTGCGCACGGCCGACTACGTCGCCGACCGTGCGCTGGCAACCGTGCTGTTCCTCAGCCTGCGCATGAAGCGGCCGCTGTTCCTTGAGGGCGAGGCGGGCGTCGGCAAGACCGAGATCGCGAAAGTGCTCGCCGCCTCGCTCGGCCGCCGGCTGATCCGGTTGCAGTGCTACGAGGGCCTGGACGTCTCCTCGGCGGTCTACGAGTGGAACTATGCCGCGCAGATGATCGAGATCCGCATGGACGAGGCGGCCGGTCAGACCGACCGGGATCTGATCGAGCGCAACGTCTTCTCGGACAAATATCTCATCCGCCGGCCGGTGCTCGACGCGCTGAGCGGCACCAAGGGGGCGGCCCCTGTTTTCCTGATCGACGAGCTCGATCGTACCGACGAGGCCTTCGAGGCCTTTCTGCTCGAAATCCTGTCGGACTTCCAGGTGACGGTGCCCGAACTCGGCACGATCAGGGCGGAGGAGCCGCCGATCGTCATCATCACCACCAACCGCACCCGCGAGATCCACGACGCGCTGAAACGCCGCTGCCTGTATCACTGGGTCGACTATCCGAATGCCGAGCGCGAGCTGGAAATCGTGCGCCGCAAGGTGCCGCAGGCGAACCGGAGGCTCTCCGAGGAGGTCGTCCGCTTCATCCAGAAGCTGCGCGAGATCGACCTGTTCAAGGCGCCCGGTGTGGCCGAGACGATCGACTGGGCCGGCGCGCTCAACGAACTCGACAAGGTCGCGCTCGATCCCGAAACGGTGTCGGACACGATCGGCGTGCTGCTCAAATACCAGGACGACATCGCACGCATCGAGCAGGGCGAAGGCCGCCGCATCCTCAAGGAGGTCAAGGCGGAGCTTTCGGCGGCGGCGGAGTAG
- a CDS encoding P1 family peptidase — MTFRTGPANLLTDVAGLRVGNASDAKLKSGVTAIICDEPAVASVQVLGGAPGTRETDLLEPHNSVEAINALVLSGGSAFGLDAASGVQAALREQGIGFQVRDNRIPIVPAAILFDLQNGGDKRWGRYPPYRELGYEAAMSAATSFDLGTAGAGAGALSAGLKGGLGSASTVLPNGVTVAALVGANPTGSVTVGEKKHFWAAPFEIGDEFGGLGYPHPLPVDASDMRIKFREMAKAGANTTIAVIATDAVLSKAAAKRLAIAAHDGFARAIWPVHTPVDGDLIFSLATGRSKVPLDHDGAIDLYAAAGATMARAIARAVYLATPAENDLLPTWRNKFA; from the coding sequence ATGACCTTCCGCACCGGACCGGCCAATCTCCTCACCGACGTCGCGGGCTTGCGCGTCGGCAATGCCTCCGATGCGAAGCTCAAATCCGGCGTGACGGCGATCATCTGCGACGAGCCGGCCGTTGCCTCGGTACAGGTTCTGGGCGGTGCGCCCGGTACCCGCGAGACCGATCTGCTGGAGCCGCACAATTCGGTCGAGGCGATCAATGCGCTGGTCCTGTCCGGCGGCTCGGCCTTCGGCCTCGACGCGGCGTCCGGCGTGCAGGCGGCCCTCCGCGAGCAGGGCATCGGCTTCCAGGTGCGCGACAACCGCATCCCCATCGTTCCCGCCGCGATCCTGTTCGACCTGCAGAATGGCGGCGACAAGCGCTGGGGCCGCTATCCGCCCTATCGCGAGCTCGGCTACGAAGCCGCCATGTCGGCGGCGACCAGCTTCGACCTGGGCACGGCCGGCGCCGGTGCAGGCGCCCTGTCGGCCGGTCTGAAGGGCGGGTTGGGCTCGGCCTCCACGGTACTGCCGAACGGTGTGACCGTCGCAGCCCTCGTCGGCGCGAATCCGACCGGTTCCGTGACGGTCGGCGAGAAGAAGCACTTCTGGGCCGCGCCCTTCGAGATCGGCGACGAGTTCGGCGGGCTCGGCTATCCCCATCCGCTGCCGGTGGACGCGTCCGACATGCGGATCAAGTTCCGCGAGATGGCCAAGGCCGGGGCCAACACCACCATCGCCGTCATCGCGACCGACGCGGTTCTCTCCAAGGCGGCCGCCAAGCGGCTGGCGATCGCCGCGCATGACGGCTTCGCACGCGCCATCTGGCCAGTGCACACGCCGGTCGACGGCGACCTGATCTTCTCGCTGGCGACCGGCCGCAGCAAGGTGCCGCTCGACCATGACGGGGCGATCGACCTTTACGCCGCCGCCGGCGCGACGATGGCCCGCGCGATCGCCCGCGCCGTCTACCTTGCGACGCCCGCCGAGAACGACCTTCTGCCGACCTGGCGGAACAAGTTCGCGTGA
- a CDS encoding DUF2259 domain-containing protein, protein MNRPVLLATSLLSSASAFAGDTATPQVLGFSPDGKVFAFEEYGIQDGSGFPYANRFYIDTATDSFVSGSPIRVRIDDEAAGVSMARAQAREKGEAIVPEPTLVANPGVTAGWNAVTEFSADPFRMAVYPRPIFPPIDSPVEFRLEEIPMAASGSCEGLVDVAGFRLVTIDPTPGGQTTLVHEDASLPASRNCPQGYRIGGIQTFHPQGGDPVFAVIIAVRSVGFEGPDHRWIAVTGRL, encoded by the coding sequence ATGAACCGCCCTGTCCTTCTAGCCACCTCTCTGCTTTCCTCGGCATCGGCCTTCGCAGGCGACACCGCGACGCCGCAGGTGCTCGGCTTCTCCCCGGACGGCAAGGTGTTCGCCTTCGAGGAATACGGCATTCAGGACGGTTCCGGCTTCCCCTATGCCAACCGCTTCTACATCGACACCGCGACCGACAGCTTCGTTTCCGGCAGTCCGATCCGTGTCCGGATCGACGACGAGGCGGCCGGCGTTTCCATGGCGCGCGCGCAGGCCAGGGAAAAGGGCGAGGCGATCGTGCCCGAACCGACGCTTGTCGCAAATCCCGGCGTCACTGCCGGCTGGAACGCGGTCACCGAGTTCTCCGCCGATCCGTTCCGCATGGCTGTCTATCCGCGCCCGATCTTCCCGCCGATCGATTCGCCGGTGGAGTTCCGGCTGGAGGAGATCCCGATGGCCGCGTCGGGAAGTTGCGAAGGGTTGGTTGACGTGGCGGGCTTCCGCCTCGTCACGATCGATCCGACGCCCGGCGGACAGACGACGCTCGTCCACGAGGACGCCTCTCTCCCCGCCAGCCGCAATTGCCCGCAAGGCTACCGCATCGGCGGTATCCAGACCTTCCATCCGCAAGGCGGCGATCCCGTCTTCGCGGTGATCATTGCCGTGCGCTCGGTCGGCTTTGAAGGCCCCGACCATCGCTGGATCGCCGTGACGGGCCGGCTCTAA